Proteins found in one Syngnathus acus chromosome 9, fSynAcu1.2, whole genome shotgun sequence genomic segment:
- the LOC119127523 gene encoding zinc finger BED domain-containing protein 5-like yields MKAILLLDLLLPEKKVRQLRYAWCIQDMSADIEKTVLEKLHISGKFALQIDESTDISGHAQLLANVRFVDGDTIRENFLFCKELPGRTTGEEIFRVVSEYIEQGGLKWQDCVSVCTDGAAAMLGRTKGFVNRVKEQNPKVIATHCFLHREALVAKTLPADLAPVMEDVVRMINFVKTRPVKSRMFTSLCEEMGQEHKVLLLHTEVRWLSRGKVLSRVYELREELKVLLTNEKHDDANLLSNDEWCARLAYLADTFKHLNDLNTRMQGRNENLLTSTDKIQGFRSKVLLWEQHVESANLEMFPNTQKWQSVNRAALCETIGKHLQSLEQKLSCYFPSLSTDCLDWVRNPYSSTAVGRDITFQEQEEITELRQDRGLKLRFSDVPLDSFWLTAAKEFPILGNKAISALLPFSTTHLCELGFSSMTTLKTKKRARLRAVEEDLRVCLSSIPARISALCSTKQGQISH; encoded by the exons ATGAAGGCTATCTTGCTTTTGGATTTACTTTTACCGGAGAAAAAAGTGCGGCAACTCCGCTATGCCTGGT GTATTCAAGACATGTCTGCAGACATTGAGAAGACAGTTTTGGAAAAGTTGCACATTAGTGGGAAATTCGCTTTGCAAATTGATGAATCTACGGATATCAGTGGACACGCGCAGCTTCTGGCAAATGTGCGCTTTGTAGACGGAGACACCATCAGAGAAAACtttctgttttgcaaggaattGCCAGGAAGAACAACAGGAGAAGAAATTTTTCGAGTTGTATCAGAGTACATTGAACAAGGAGGACTAAAGTGGCAAGACTGCGTAAGTGTTTGCACCGATGGAGCAGCTGCCATGCTCGGGCGCACCAAAGGATTTGTAAACAGAGTGAAAgagcaaaatccaaaagtCATCGCGACGCATTGTTTTCTGCACCGGGAAGCACTTGTTGCCAAAACATTACCAGCAGACCTAGCTCCTGTAATGGAAGATGTTGTGCGCATGATAAACTTTGTGAAGACGAGACCAGTAAAAAGCCGCATGTTTACATCATTGTGTGAGGAAATGGGGCAGGAGCATAAAGTGTTATTGCTCCACACGGAGGTCCGGTGGCTTTCCCGTGGCAAAGTTTTAAGTCGTGTTTATGAGCTGAGGGAGGAACTCAAAGTGCTTTTGACAAATGAGAAGCATGATGACGCTAACTTGCTCTCAAATGATGAGTGGTGTGCAAGACTGGCATATCTGGCAGATACATTTAAACATCTGAATGACTTGAACACGCGAATGCAAGGTCGAAACGAAAACCTGCTCACAAGTACAGATAAAATACAGGGGTTTCGTTCAAAGGTGCTGCTCTGGGAACAACACGTGGAAAGTGCCAACCTAGAAATGTTCCCAAACACCCAGAAATGGCAGAGTGTCAACAGAGCTGCACTGTGTGAGACAATAGGTAAACATCTGCAAAGTTTGGAGCAGAAGTTGTCATGTTATTTCCCTTCACTTTCCACTGATTGCCTTGACTGGGTGAGGAACCCATATAGCTCAACTGCAGTTGGAAGGGACATAACCTTTCAGGAGCAGGAAGAAATAACTGAACTGAGACAAGATCGTGGTCTTAAGCTGCGCTTTTCGGATGTACCTTTGGACAGTTTTTGGCTGACTGCTGCCAAGGAGTTCCCTATTCTGGGAAACAAAGCAATTTCAGCTCTTCTCCCTTTCTCCACAACCCATCTATGTGAGCTGGGCTTTTCAAGCATGACTACTTTAAAGACTAAGAAAAGAGCGAGACTCAGAGCTGTTGAGGAAGATCTTCGTGTTTGTCTTTCTTCAATTCCTGCAAGAATATCAGCGTTGTGTTCAACCAAACAGGGCCAAATTTCACACTGA